The sequence GCACTTATCCACTGATTATTTTATCAGATGTGCTGATGAATCCATGGCTTGGTGGGCAGAATAACCAAACCACATGGAGGGATTAAGTCACTGCAGTGTCTCTGGGGAACCCAAGCACCTCGTTGTCTTGTCTTCCTTCCTCCGGTTGCAGCGTTCATCAAGCTGCTGATACCTCGATGAAGATAAGTTAAAAGTTGGAGAAAGTTGTCATTGATGAGAGGGGCTTCGCCCAGCCGTGTGGGAGTCGGCAGCAGCTAGTGTGGCTTTGAATCAGTGACAGCAGCAGCTTGCATGTGCTGTAGGCTTGTAGCTCCTGACTACCACACAACACAAGTAATAACAGCTTCTCCAAGACCTTTTGACTCCATGGAATCAGGTTTCCCGGCTTTCATGAATCAGGGGGCAGCTCCAAAACCAAGTGCTGCCTGTTCTACTGGACTCACAGTTCCTCACATGAAATTACTTTTAGGAGCAGTGAAGGTTTCTGTTGCGGGAGCAGCCACTCCTGGCACCAGTTTGTCCCATTTTTATATGCCTATTATGCCCTGGGGGGATTATTACAGATTCCAGGATGAATATTAATACAGTGAACATGTAAAAATCAGATGAATTCACTGATGTTGATTTGGTGAAGTTGATTTATTTGATTGTTTGTAACTATTTTCTTTGGTGTATCTGTCTGTACCTAAAGCTCTAATTTGGTGATCGAGTATCAAACTTTGTCCGATACTAAAGATTTTCACTGCTGACAGCATCTTGTTCTTTCGGCCTCTCCATGTCACATGTGGCATGTATCTTTTTTCCTGTCTCGGGTTACCTTCCCGTAGTGATTTCTTTTCTTCCACTGCAGTCAGAGGAACTCTGTCACTGTTGTTCTTTTGGGAAGGGAGAAggagtttagagagagagagaagcccaTCGCTGTCTCTTTTTGTTCTTGGGAAGAGAATGGGAGTTGTTCTCGCTCAGAACATATGTCTCACCTCCAACGAAGATAAGTCATGGGGTTCAGTGGCCATCTCGTTCGTATACTTTGATGCATTCTTGATCTGAACGCGTCATGATGATACTTCGGCGGGAATCGCAACaaaaaaagaataagaagaagaagaagaagggaagagagaGTAGTGGGGATGATGCACAGCCACATGGGTGGGGAATCGAATGGAGGAGAAGGACTAATTGTTTATATCTATTGGTCCCGCCGGCGGAGCGAGAGCCTCTTCGCTGCTCCACCTACCTGCGTTTCTCCATCTCCATGGCGCGCGTACCTGAGAGCTGCACATGCCGCGTCTCCTCCGCCTTTTACATGCACAAGAACACAACACGCATCCTGCGTACGCCTTTTGTTGCATGTGTGGATTCTGTACTCGTCCCCTCTGATTCGTATGAGGCTTATCCTGACACCACGAGCCCCACCCTATCCGTCTCGTATCTACCATCAACTGTACACCATGGTGGgattaacatgcaagctagtgttCTTGGAAGAGTGTTTTGTGTTCCACTGTAACTGTATGATTCAATACTATTCACCTTCTCCTTTTGGTCCCCGTGGTTTTGGATTTGTGACCTCTAAAGATCaattttttattacttttcaccattataatcttgagtttttttattaagaaaattGACTAGAAAAGAATTTGATGGAGAGAAGATAATACTAAGTGCCGATCACAGAGTCAAAGGGACAATGTTGACTTCTGTAACACATGTTACTGGGTAAATTATGGAGAGTCAATGACGGCTTAACTTGCTCTCCCTGTCTGCTTCTATCATTTACGAGACGCTTTCTTTATCCTTCCTCGCTGTTGCATGATGAGAATACTACAAAGGCTAAGGGCAATCTTTTGTCGTTCCGCTTATAAAGGCCCCCCCCGGTCTTCCCCACTTGCTTCTCTCCCTCCCTCGCTTCTAGCATCACCTGCAAAGCGTGAGAGAGAGAAGAGCgcagaagaagaagggaaagcaAGAAGCAGGGAGAGATGGGAGGTGTAGGAGGAGGAGGTATGGGGAAATGCAGCAAGATCCGGCACATAGTTCGGCTGCGGCAGATGCTGCGGCGGTGGAGGCTGAGGGCGGCGGCGCTGTCGTCGTTGAGGAGGGGCGGGGGGGCGGGGGCGGCACCGGACGTGCCGGCGGGGCACGTGGCGGTGTGCGTGGGGAGCAGCTCCCGGCGGTTCGTGGTGCGGGCGTCGCACCTCAACCACCCTGTCTTCCGACAGCTGCTCCGCCAGGCCGAGGAGGAGTACGGCTTTCCTTCCAGCCCCGGCCCCGTCTCCCTCCCCTGCGACGAGTCCCTCTTCGAGGACGTCCTCCGCCTCATCTCTTCCTCTCCCGCGAGGTTCGCCAACTACACTCTGGACGACCTCATAAACCTCTCCCACAACATCccttcgtcgtcctcctcctgTTGCTGCGACGTCGGACGGTGGCTGCACGCTCCCGATTCGCTGCCGCTTCTCCACGGCCACCACCGCCTCGCCGAGAAGCCCGTCTGGTGACCGACTGCACAGCGTGCAGTGTGCAGtgtgcaggaggaggaggaggaggtggaaagCTTCCCATCTCCCTGAACGAGAAATAAAACTCAATTCATCGTTGTCGGTTGCATCATTCTACGCCATTTTTGTGTGTAATACGAGTGAGATCATTGCAATGATCAAAAGGAGAGATGGCGACGAAGCGGCTCAGCCGAGTCATCCCGAATCGGATCACGCACTGCATGCATGCAGAGCATCCATCGACAACAAGGCCGagtcttttcttcctttttcttttcttctcacaCAACTCATCAGAAGGATTGCAGCATTCTTCATtcttcgttctctctctctctctctctctctgtcatgTAAATAGTATTGTGATTAATTAATCGTCACCTTGGCATTCAATAGCAAcaactcttcctttttcttcttcccctCCCTCTTTATGGATGTGCTGCTTTCGCTGTTCCTGCTTTCCGATTAAAGTCCTATCATATTAAGGATTGATGGTGGGGTGGGCTCACATCACATGGCTTGCGTTTGATTCGGGCGTACGTCCTTCTCACCCCAATCTCACATGCAAAGACGGTAGGGTGCTTGTACGTATCATTAATATATTCATATCCATAATCTCCAAAGTTACTGATAATAAATACCAAATATATCTTTTAGAAATTCTCTTAACAACCATAATGTATTTATTCATCATTAATCAATTCATCGAGCTTTGTAAACTATGATATAATTTCATCTtggtaaaaataattaatatacatGCTCATGATTTGCTAATCTCGACGGCAGGCCTCA comes from Musa acuminata AAA Group cultivar baxijiao chromosome BXJ3-3, Cavendish_Baxijiao_AAA, whole genome shotgun sequence and encodes:
- the LOC135633448 gene encoding auxin-induced protein 6B-like, coding for MGGVGGGGMGKCSKIRHIVRLRQMLRRWRLRAAALSSLRRGGGAGAAPDVPAGHVAVCVGSSSRRFVVRASHLNHPVFRQLLRQAEEEYGFPSSPGPVSLPCDESLFEDVLRLISSSPARFANYTLDDLINLSHNIPSSSSSCCCDVGRWLHAPDSLPLLHGHHRLAEKPVW